The Corylus avellana chromosome ca8, CavTom2PMs-1.0 genome has a segment encoding these proteins:
- the LOC132189980 gene encoding serine/threonine-protein kinase Aurora-1 → MAIAAETQAQEKASSDVSSVEKRRWSLNDFDIGKPLGRGKFGHVYLAREKRSNHIVALKVLFKSQLQQSQVEHQLRREVEIQSHLRHPNILRLYGYFYDQKRVYLILEYAAKGELYKELQKCKYFSERRAATYVASLARALIYCHGKHVIHRDIKPENLLIGAQGELKIADFGWSVHTFNRRRTMCGTLDYLPPEMVESVEHDASVDIWSLGVLCYEFLYGVPPFEAKEHSDTYRRIVQVDLKFPPKPIVSSAAKDLISQMLVKDSSDRLPLHKLLEHPWIVQNAEPSGIYRF, encoded by the exons ATGGCGATCGCTGCAGAAACCCAGGCTCAAGAGAAG GCTTCTTCAGACGTTTCTTCAGTGGAGAAAAGAAGATGGAGTCTTAATGACTTTGACATTGGAAAACCCCTCGGACGGGGAAAGTTTGGTCATGTCTATTTGGCAAGAGAAAAGAGG AGCAATCATATTGTGGCACTGAAAGTCCTCTTTAAGAGCCAGCTGCAACAGTCTCAGGTTGAGCATCAGCTTCGCAGGGAAGTTGAAATACAAAGTCATCTCCGACATCCGAATATTTTACGCCTTTATGGATACTTCTATGATCAG AAAAGAGTTTATTTGATATTAGAGTATGCAGCCAAAGGTGAACTTTACAAGGAACTTCAGAAGTGTAAATACTTCAGTGAAAGACGTGCTGCTACT TATGTTGCATCATTAGCCCGTGCCCTCATATATTGCCATGGAAAGCACGTGATACACAGAGATATTAAACCAGAGAACCTTTTAATTGGTGCACAG GGTGAACTTAAAATTGCAGATTTTGGGTGGTCTGTGCACACATTCAATCGCAGGCGAACCATGTGTGGTACTCTGGATTACTTGCCCCCTGAGATGG TGGAGAGTGTAGAGCATGATGCAAGTGTGGATATCTGGAGTCTTGGTGTCCTTTGCTACGAGTTCCTCTATGGGGTACCTCCTTTTGAGGCCAAGGAACACTCTGATACGTATAGAAG GATTGTGCAAGTTGATCTCAAGTTTCCTCCTAAACCAATTGTCTCTTCTGCTGCAAAGGACCTCATTAGTCAG ATGCTTGTCAAGGATTCTTCTGACCGTCTGCCGCTACATAAGCTTCTTGAACATCCATGGATTGTTCAGAACGCTGAGCCCTCTGGTATATATAGGTTTTAA
- the LOC132190913 gene encoding uncharacterized protein LOC132190913: protein MARAIVSSVLNNESSHIPFLNGDNFSDWKDKILLTLGCTDLDFALRVEEPLVPTETSSLVEKTTYEKWKRSNRLSLMLIKSHISKSIRGSIPPCDKVKDYLKAIEEQFVSSDKALASTLMNKLSIMKHDKFRSVREHITEMRDIAAQLKSLEIEISESFLVHFILNSLPAEYGPFKISYNTHKEKWSINELLTMRVQEDERLTHENWRVHIL, encoded by the exons ATGGCTAGAg CTATTGTTTCTTCTGTTTTAAATAATGAATCTTCTCATATTCCATTCTTAAACGGAGATAATTTTTCGGACTGGAAAGACAAAATTCTCTTGACATTAGGGTGCACAGACCTAGACTTTGCATTGCGTGTGGAGGAACCACTCGTGCCCACTGAAACAAGTTCGTTAGTAGAAAAAACTACATATGAAAAGTGGAAGCGGTCAAACCGATTAAGTCTAATGCTCATTAAGTCACATATTAGTAAGAGCATTAGAGGTTCAATTCCTCCATGTGATAAGGTAAAGGACTACTTAAAGGCCATTGAAGAACAATTTGTCAGTTCTGATAAGGCATTAGCTAGCACTCTAATGAACAAGTTGTCAATTATGAAACATGACAAATTTAGGAGTGTGCGTGAGCACATAACTGAGATGAGGGACATTGCTGCACAACTTAAGTCCTTAGAAATTGAGATTTCAGAGTCATTCCTTGTCCATTTCATACTCAATTCTCTCCCTGCTGAATATGGACCATTTAAGATTTCTTACAACACACATAAGGAAAAGTGGTCCATTAATGAACTTTTAACAATGCGTGTACAAGAAGATGAGAGGTTGACACATGAAAATTGGAGAGTGCACATTTTATGA